One part of the Marinobacterium rhizophilum genome encodes these proteins:
- the acs gene encoding acetate--CoA ligase, producing the protein MSDIKLHPVNPAFAAKAHIDNARYQAMYDQSVNDPDAFWGEQGKRLDWFTPYSKVKNTSFDLHNVDIRWFEDGTLNASYNCLDRHLETRGDQTAIIWEGDDPSESEHISYRDLHGRVCRLASALRDQGVKKGDVVTLYMPMIPEAAVAMLACARIGAVHSVVFGGFSPEALANRIDGAQSKVVITSDFSLRGGKVVPLKANVDKALTDPAAASLVKSVVVVRRTGDDLAWDDTRDVWYHDITAAASAQCEAEPVQAEDPLFILYTSGSTGKPKGLKHTTGGYLVYAAMTHEYVFDYKPGDIYWCTADVGWVTGHSYIVYGPLANGATTLMFEGVPNYPDSSRFGRVIEKHRVNQFYTAPTAIRALMQQGEDVLGNADLSSLRLLGSVGEPINPEAWEWYNRVVGKDSCPIVDTWWQTETGGIMITPLPGATDTKPGSATRPFFGVQPALVDNEGNELEGAVDGNLVIKDSWPGQSRSIWGDHERFSQTYFSTFKGYYTTGDGARRDADGYYWITGRVDDVINVSGHRMGTAEVESALVAHPAVAEAAVVGYPHNLKGQGIYVYVTLQSGFDASDELLKELRTWVRSEIGPIASPDLIQFAPGMPKTRSGKIMRRILRKIAEDDYGSLGDTSTLADPSVVDDLIENRLNRKA; encoded by the coding sequence ATGAGTGATATCAAGCTACACCCGGTTAATCCGGCCTTCGCGGCCAAGGCGCACATCGATAACGCCAGATACCAGGCAATGTATGACCAGTCCGTCAACGACCCCGATGCCTTCTGGGGCGAGCAGGGCAAGCGGCTCGACTGGTTCACGCCTTACAGCAAGGTGAAGAACACCTCCTTTGATCTGCATAACGTGGATATCCGCTGGTTCGAAGACGGTACCCTGAACGCCTCCTACAACTGCCTGGATCGTCATCTCGAAACCCGCGGCGACCAGACGGCGATTATCTGGGAAGGGGACGACCCGAGCGAATCCGAACATATCAGCTACCGCGACCTGCATGGTCGCGTCTGCCGCCTGGCCAGTGCGCTGCGCGACCAGGGCGTGAAGAAAGGCGATGTGGTGACGCTGTACATGCCGATGATCCCGGAAGCCGCCGTGGCCATGCTGGCCTGTGCCCGCATCGGGGCCGTGCATTCGGTGGTGTTCGGCGGCTTCTCGCCCGAAGCCCTGGCGAACCGCATCGACGGGGCGCAATCCAAGGTCGTTATCACCTCCGATTTCTCCCTGCGTGGTGGCAAGGTCGTACCGCTCAAGGCCAACGTTGACAAGGCCCTGACCGATCCCGCCGCGGCCAGCCTGGTCAAGAGCGTGGTCGTGGTACGCCGTACCGGCGATGACCTGGCCTGGGATGACACCCGCGATGTCTGGTATCACGACATCACCGCGGCGGCCTCGGCGCAGTGCGAGGCGGAACCGGTGCAGGCGGAAGATCCGCTGTTTATCCTGTACACCTCCGGCTCGACCGGCAAACCCAAGGGGCTCAAGCACACCACCGGGGGTTACCTGGTCTATGCCGCCATGACCCATGAGTATGTGTTCGACTACAAGCCAGGTGATATCTACTGGTGCACCGCTGATGTCGGCTGGGTCACCGGTCACAGCTATATTGTCTATGGCCCGCTGGCCAATGGCGCCACCACCCTGATGTTCGAGGGGGTGCCGAACTATCCCGACAGCAGCCGCTTTGGCCGCGTTATCGAGAAGCACAGGGTTAACCAGTTCTACACCGCCCCCACGGCAATCCGTGCGCTGATGCAGCAGGGTGAGGACGTGCTGGGCAATGCCGACCTGTCGAGCCTGCGCCTGCTGGGGTCGGTGGGTGAGCCCATCAATCCCGAAGCCTGGGAGTGGTATAACCGCGTTGTCGGCAAGGACAGCTGTCCCATCGTTGATACCTGGTGGCAGACCGAAACCGGCGGCATCATGATTACTCCGCTGCCGGGTGCCACCGATACCAAGCCCGGCTCCGCCACCCGCCCGTTCTTCGGTGTGCAGCCTGCGCTGGTGGACAACGAGGGCAACGAGCTGGAAGGGGCCGTGGATGGCAACCTGGTGATCAAGGACTCCTGGCCGGGCCAGAGCCGCTCTATCTGGGGTGATCACGAGCGCTTCTCGCAGACCTACTTCAGTACCTTCAAGGGCTATTACACCACCGGCGATGGCGCCCGGCGCGATGCCGATGGCTACTACTGGATCACCGGTCGCGTCGATGACGTGATCAACGTCTCCGGTCATCGCATGGGAACGGCCGAGGTGGAATCCGCCCTGGTGGCGCACCCGGCGGTGGCGGAAGCCGCGGTGGTGGGGTATCCCCACAACCTCAAGGGGCAGGGGATCTATGTTTATGTCACGCTGCAGTCGGGCTTCGATGCTTCCGATGAACTGCTCAAGGAGCTGCGTACCTGGGTGCGCTCGGAGATCGGTCCCATCGCCTCGCCGGACCTGATCCAGTTCGCACCGGGCATGCCCAAAACGCGTTCCGGCAAGATCATGCGCCGGATTCTCCGCAAGATCGCCGAAGACGATTACGGCAGCCTTGGGGATACCTCAACCCTGGCCGACCCGTCCGTGGTGGACGATCTGATCGAGAACCGGCTCAACCGCAAGGCCTGA
- a CDS encoding sensor histidine kinase, giving the protein MSPASSERIAELEAQLRDARNALALERAARDGELEHNAGLAERMRKLLDLLPAGVILIDSAGLVAEANPAARDLLGEPLQGQLWIDIIRRSFAPRSDDGHEVSLRDGRRVHLATRAMDNEPGQLVLLTNQTETRLLQTRLSHYQRLSEMGRMMASLAHQIRTPLSAALLYTSHLGRAQLEDSQRLRFASKVKSRLVNLEQQVRDMLVFARGETRLDDRISTEELFSAIEDMLDAPLSSQDADCDCHNEAPGLWLQCNRETLLGALQNLVDNALQACGAGTTLAIRASLDGAYLRLEVIDQGPGMDAQTRAQAMQPFYTTKSHGTGLGLAVAQVVARAHHGSFELDSAPGQGTRAALLLPFLT; this is encoded by the coding sequence ATGAGCCCGGCAAGCAGCGAACGCATCGCCGAGCTGGAAGCGCAGCTGCGTGATGCCCGCAACGCACTGGCACTTGAACGGGCGGCCCGTGACGGCGAGCTGGAACACAACGCCGGTCTTGCCGAGCGCATGCGCAAGCTGCTCGACCTGCTGCCCGCCGGCGTGATCCTGATTGACAGCGCGGGCCTTGTCGCCGAGGCGAACCCGGCGGCGCGGGATCTGCTGGGGGAACCGTTGCAGGGTCAACTCTGGATCGACATTATCCGGCGCAGCTTTGCGCCGCGCAGCGATGACGGTCACGAAGTGTCGTTGCGGGATGGGCGGCGGGTGCACCTGGCGACCCGTGCCATGGACAACGAGCCCGGTCAGCTGGTGTTGCTGACCAACCAGACCGAAACACGGCTGCTGCAAACTCGGCTGTCTCATTACCAGCGGCTGTCGGAGATGGGCCGCATGATGGCGTCCCTGGCACACCAGATTCGCACGCCGCTCTCGGCCGCACTGCTGTATACCTCGCACCTTGGCCGTGCGCAGCTGGAGGACAGCCAGCGGCTGCGCTTTGCCTCCAAGGTGAAGTCGCGGCTGGTGAACCTGGAACAGCAGGTGCGGGATATGCTGGTGTTTGCCCGGGGGGAAACCCGCCTGGATGATCGCATCAGCACTGAAGAGCTGTTCAGTGCCATCGAGGACATGCTCGATGCGCCGCTTTCCAGCCAGGATGCAGACTGTGACTGTCACAACGAGGCGCCGGGGCTCTGGCTACAGTGCAACCGGGAAACCCTGCTCGGTGCCCTGCAAAACCTGGTGGATAATGCCCTGCAGGCCTGTGGCGCGGGTACCACCCTGGCCATTCGCGCAAGCCTTGATGGTGCCTACCTGCGCCTGGAGGTGATTGATCAGGGCCCCGGTATGGATGCGCAGACCCGGGCCCAGGCCATGCAGCCGTTCTACACCACCAAGTCCCATGGTACCGGCCTTGGGCTGGCGGTGGCCCAGGTGGTGGCAAGGGCACACCATGGCAGTTTCGAGCTCGATTCGGCGCCGGGGCAAGGCACCCGGGCGGCATTGCTGTTACCGTTTTTGACGTGA
- a CDS encoding sigma-54-dependent transcriptional regulator — MGIKVLIVEDDEALREALADTLALAGFEYLEASDGLQALERLKQAAVDIVVSDVNMPGLDGHGLLARLQQSHPCLPVVLITAFGQVQKAVEAIRAGAVDYLMKPFEPEQLIETLRLHAGAAGVSAFEPPIAEDAASRQLLQLARRVAETDSTVLITGESGTGKEVLAQYIHQHSARSDQPFVAINCAAIPENMLEATLFGHEKGAFTGAYSSHAGKFEQANGGTLLLDEISEMDLGLQAKLLRVLQEQEVERIGGRKAVKLDVRVLATSNRALEAFVAEGRFREDLYYRLNVFPLQWLPLRERAGDVLPLAERLLAKHCSKMHRPPASLCPAARQQLLAHGWPGNVRELDNVMQRALILQTGTRILAADLHLAPGAISVSQFAQAQLQPGVVPGEGAEDGEDAGQLGSDLRQHEFQLIVEALQQAGGSRKDAAERLGISPRTLRYKLARMRESGFSLTE; from the coding sequence ATGGGAATCAAGGTACTGATAGTCGAAGATGACGAGGCCCTGCGCGAGGCGCTGGCCGATACCCTGGCGCTGGCGGGATTCGAGTACCTGGAGGCCAGCGACGGCCTGCAGGCGCTGGAGCGGCTCAAGCAGGCGGCGGTGGATATCGTGGTCAGCGATGTTAACATGCCGGGGCTCGACGGCCACGGCCTGCTGGCGCGCCTGCAGCAGTCCCACCCCTGCTTGCCGGTGGTGCTGATCACCGCCTTTGGGCAGGTGCAAAAAGCGGTGGAGGCCATTCGTGCCGGCGCCGTGGATTACCTGATGAAGCCCTTCGAGCCCGAGCAGCTGATCGAAACCCTCAGGCTGCACGCCGGTGCCGCCGGTGTGTCGGCGTTCGAGCCCCCCATCGCCGAGGACGCCGCCAGTCGGCAGTTGCTGCAGCTGGCCAGGCGCGTGGCTGAAACGGATTCCACCGTACTGATCACCGGTGAGTCCGGTACCGGCAAGGAAGTGCTGGCGCAATACATTCATCAGCATTCCGCCCGCAGCGACCAGCCCTTTGTGGCCATCAACTGTGCAGCCATCCCGGAGAACATGCTCGAGGCCACGCTGTTCGGCCATGAGAAAGGGGCCTTTACCGGCGCCTACAGCAGCCATGCCGGCAAGTTCGAACAGGCCAACGGCGGCACCCTGCTGCTGGATGAGATCAGCGAAATGGACCTGGGGCTGCAGGCCAAGCTGCTGCGCGTGCTGCAGGAGCAGGAAGTGGAACGTATCGGTGGGCGCAAGGCGGTAAAGCTCGATGTGCGGGTGCTGGCGACCAGCAACCGGGCGCTGGAGGCCTTTGTCGCCGAGGGCCGCTTTCGCGAAGACCTGTATTACCGCCTGAATGTCTTTCCGCTGCAGTGGCTGCCGCTGCGCGAACGCGCGGGGGATGTGCTGCCCCTGGCCGAGCGTCTGCTGGCCAAGCACTGCAGCAAGATGCACCGCCCGCCCGCGAGCCTCTGTCCCGCGGCGCGCCAGCAGTTGCTGGCCCATGGCTGGCCGGGCAACGTGCGCGAGTTGGACAACGTCATGCAGCGGGCGCTGATTCTGCAAACGGGTACCCGCATTCTGGCCGCCGATCTGCACCTGGCGCCGGGGGCTATCAGTGTCAGCCAGTTTGCCCAGGCTCAGCTGCAGCCCGGTGTTGTGCCGGGTGAGGGAGCGGAGGATGGGGAGGACGCCGGCCAGCTGGGCTCAGATCTGCGCCAGCACGAATTTCAGCTGATTGTGGAGGCACTGCAGCAGGCCGGTGGCAGTCGCAAGGATGCCGCCGAGCGGCTGGGAATCAGCCCGCGTACGCTGCGCTACAAGCTGGCGCGCATGCGTGAGAGCGGCTTTTCATTGACGGAGTAG